Below is a window of Musa acuminata AAA Group cultivar baxijiao chromosome BXJ3-11, Cavendish_Baxijiao_AAA, whole genome shotgun sequence DNA.
ccctatcaatatgccatattgatagaatcttgaattcaagccgaattcaagttattgtaaatattcatcatgaatatttacaatacgtcatcatgcataacatgatcatacttctccccctttgtcatgaataaaaaagagaagtgtcactttctatgtgtttgagatataaagttcaatacattgcatgaaaaaatatagtgttaaattttatcatcatgcaatcgagcaattaaagatgtgcaagtttagcatgtttgcttttcttgagatagcaactgtttacttctctttagactaccagctagcaatttttatgatatgtaagttttgctacatgcaagctagcaaaaaaaaaaaaaatcaaaagcaaatgcaagatagctttcttgtgtaagctcatgattattgcttcctattgcaatgtgcaagttgtaagtttttgaaatatccaagttcaacacattgtataattaatataatctcttagttttatcatcatgcaattgtgctattatcatcgatatgcaaggtagtatgatagcaattactacaacatacaagctagcaaattttacaacacttttagaacatgcaagctagcagttttgagatgttcaagaaagcatcccttgcttcttgaaatacacaagtttgctagatgtgcaagttagcatgttttgattcttgagataggtaagattgcacatttggtatgcaaatttatagtatgcaagttatcaacttttacacataaaaagttagcaaaaagatgtgcaagatgaattattttgcctcttttcaaaatatgtaactcggcacatattgcttctttgagatttgcaagataacacttttgcttgaAACTACAAGATagtatttcttgcttttgagttgagcaaactaataagttttgttcctttttgcgatatgtacatttgtaatttttgcttctcttgtcttgtgcaagctagctatctcctcctttgtcattgtcaaaaagaaggaaagaccctttacatcaatttctaaatcatgataaaggtaagtatcaatcttatttgttcatcattatattttcaaattaaaatatgcacaacttcaaaactttacatttgtatccttacttcatgcattatacaaataaattaatcactatgggcatatcatatatgatacatcattttggtaataaatcatagcatttatcaatattttaatcatgatacaaagcattcatcatttagagcattcatgatgcacattatatgcatatatcatcataataaaaagtaattgcatgcataattttaaatcataaatattttaaatcatgatgatattaatttatcaaattgcatcctaccatgcatgatcaaaacttctccccatttgtatttcatgcataatttcatttcatcacattaggagtatcaagagaaattaattgggtgatgagataaatatttcatgaatacatggaattgtataaaaaatcatatcataagtgtttcatgcattcatatatcacatgaaggaatataaacaaaaattggtgatgaaacattacttcatgaatgcaataaaatttatatagcatatcatggtttattagaactagtcttctttttggtgaatagaaaaaatagtaggagagcaagatctcaattcatgcatatcaaatattcaatcatcaaaatcatgattcatctagaaaatgctcatctttaaatattcaaagagagatcttaggagatcaaataataagatattttcaaataaaattttaagttaagaattaagaaaaaaagatattctctttagtaaatcacaaaagaaaacgtaggagaaaaaaatttcaatttatatataagaactcttatgattcatattgaaaattttctcaaaatgtaagagaataaagagtaagaaatcttgattcataaaggatttcatgttataaatttcaagagatcatatcataatttcgataaaaaattattcaaatttaaataatcaaaatcattatcaaaatccaagatattcacaaagatgatacaaatggattcatcaaaatcaataagatagagcaaaatatttttcaagaagaatgttttcctctttttggttgtttcaaaacatatgattttgtttcatttatgccaaataaaaacatgtatcatgtttaaaaccgaaagtgtaagatttattataacaaagatcaataagacactttcattatggtaaaaatcaataatccgtaaatcgcaagattcatcatgcataatttcaaaatttattaagcatgatcattatgcatgatactaaaacatggtttcaaaatgtttaatattttcattacacaatttcatcattatgcattatcatattttcaaattcgaacatgcacaatttcaaaactatatctttcatttttcgatacaaataactcaatcatcattatgagcatattatatatgatattcaagcattcatgatacgtcattttggcaacataatcatagcttttcaaatgatggtatctaaatgtcaaagttcattacatcctatcatgcatgatcattaacttctcatttgtatttcatatattattcaaaatatcaagagaattttggtgatgaaatatacatttcatgaatgcaagaaattttacataataaaattcaagtcataaattagcaAGATGTCGAGTAAcataggttaatttgaataatcatttttagtgaataccaagaagaatcacatcatgaaagaattttgattcatggaaaaatttcatgtatcgagaaatcaagatgataatttataaaaaaattttacaAGTTATATTGAAGAGAAAAataatcattcattttcaactcattcaatttgtcaaatcaatttcatgattttgatataactcatttcaaattcaaatcatcaaatcaaaatcattttcaagagattcatataaatcaataagatagagaaaaataattttcaagaacaatgcttttctctttctagttatttaaattcatgtcatttatttcatttatgctagataaatatgtgcatcaatatttaggatcgaaaaatgaattttatcataaaaaccatcaatatcaataaaccacaaaaattattatgtataactttacaatctcatgcataaaatcatcaaatcatagtatcaaaatttcaatattttcattccatcattttgtattggtttcattgaacataattttgaatgattcttacatatactaaaacttctttagttttaatttatgtgattgactttatattagcattctcaaattttgttcttaagtcaaaaccatacatcatgtttgacaaCCAAAGACAAAGTTCAAAAAAAAGATCATCAAGTCTTCtattcaaaagccatgcatcattattaagcatgatattaaacttctcaatattttcattaagacatcaagcatggtttcaattaaaatcgtaaatcatcaaaatacacattcttacttctcaaacacatacataatatttatatttaaaattttattatatttttatttttaaatattaaattattaaacatataatttttaagaaaattaatcctaaactaaattaaaaataactcattaaagtattatgtaatttcaaaataaattagggggatttcgattacctcttcgttgaaagcggttaaggcgtagtttgccacctcgcctttctagattttctcctcatcttcggaggagctcgattcatcccaatttgtgttcttcttcttgtgttcaaagcaagtagttccgttctttttgctttttaatttttgtttcatttgtagtttaagttcaccatcacttgagcttatgctcgagtggtcttcatgtgttctatgtcccaaatccttcatgtcctttggaaggttgttctcgagttctctttttgtcatattattcatttcataagtcattaaagacccaattagttcttcgagaggaaatgtcttaaggtccttggcctcttgaatgatcgtaacttttggatcccaactttttggaagggatcttaagattttagttactagttcaaagttagaaaaacttttactaagagttttgagtccattgatgacatccgtgaaatgggtgtacatgtcttcgatggactcactattcggaaaagttcgtaagagtgcacaagaatgttaattttggactctttcactcggctagtgccttcatgagtgaccttaagagttctccaaatatcaaaagccgaatcacaaatcgaaacgcgattaaattcatttttgttaagtgcacaatataaggtattcatagcctttgcgtttaaagaagaaactttcttctccaattcatcgcattcactcattggaagagaagatttttgaaatccatttttgacaatattccaaagctcgagattcaatgaaagtaagaaaactctcattcgagttttccaataagtgtagtccatcccattgaaaaaggaaggacgaatgagagagtgaccctcttgaaagccataaagaatcatttctatttgggtgttaaaccaaagtagaaaatcgtggctctaatacaaattgttaggattggagcggcactaagaggggggggtgtgaattagtgcagcggattaaaactcgtaagtttgaaaacgattttataaatacgtagagatttcgattcgacaatgaatgacttggtgaaagtagctcgaataaagtgagaagataaaaaccgaaagcttgctgctatagtaataatggtttaagaaaggtaaacactcacacattcaaggaacacaccaatatgaaaacaagacttgctaaagactttactaaggctttatcttaatctctaacttcttaaaggttgtattctctgttgagaattgaggggtatttatagaccataagaggatttaaatttgggctccaaattttgaattctcttgagttcccgatgctggcggtgccaccgcctgttagtttctaatagacagtgtactggcggtgccaccgcccagtccgacggtgccaccgcccagtccgacggtgccaccgctagacctctcggatcctgggcggtgccaccgcccagcccgacggtaccaccacccaatcctcaggttctgggcggtgccaccgctcggtccggcggttccaccgcccgacccTATGGGTCACTAGATAGGCTTCAAATTTGGCCCAAATTAGGTAatattgggcccagttggcccctaaccaggatatagtcctaagtaagttttcaaccggtaaacgtcgagtctccttccggtgagctttctggcaatcttccggcggacttccgatacaccctcggatttcttccggcgggcgCCTATCAGGCTcttgatcttgtggcgagttcagtgagtagccgagccttttcagtgatctccgcgaacctctgatgatctcttcggcggacttccgaagacTCTGACAaatccccgatttcttcttggttggttccggcaacatctccgacgaatcttcagactctcgaacacccatcgaacttgactccgatagacttgctttatgtcttcaagctatcgtagttaatcctacatatgtaaaacacaagttcgatctagacaattactcctaagcaattaatcaagttgtccggtatgtcattggtccctcgacgcttcgtctgatttttcgATGCATTGTCCTTTCTTGCggactattgcccaatcggccagttgactccgcaacttcgatatccttggcgcaatacccgctcttcttggtctgatgcctgaatccatggcccgaagccttctgtcgatacgtcgaccaatccaccggcctaaTGTCtattcttctgacatgttcctccggcacaacatgatttttctactttaattatcttatcctgatcaaaatatcctacgtcactcaaaatacagattaaatcataaacacatagtaAGTAATTTTATCACGTAATGAACCTTCAATACTTAATGCAACCAATCCTGTCTCTATCACATACTACTTTTAAGTAATTATAACGGCTTTAGAGGGTCATAAAGTATTCATCATTCCTCCACACTAGAATAGTGCCTTAGGTACCACAGACAAATGATGGAATGGAAAGGTGAAGCTTGTTTGTTACATATGTTGGAATGGAAAACAAGGAActgtttgaaaataaaaaaaattgcattAGGAGATCATCAGGATTTACATATAATACAATTTATAATTTACTCGGTAAAGAATATTATTCTATCCTTCGAGGCTAATAGAAGTTTCCGGAACGAGGCACGAAGTATTGGGCTGGATTTGGGCTGTTAGGGCGTTCGAATGGGAACCAACTCGGTGATGCAAGCGAGCATCGAGCTGCGTCGCGACGCCTTCACACCAAGAGCGGCCGCACTCTTTTGTCCTTCTCTCGCACGTCACCTTATCTCGGCCTTCTTGCTTTCCGCCCAAACCCAGAGCGAAAGAAATCACCTCCGCTTCGGATCGCCTCCCCGTCCCCTCCCCTGCTTCGGGGTTTCGGGTCGGTTGGTACCTGATCTCCAGTGGTAAGCCCTTaccttcctctcttctcttctaCAGGCAATTTCATCCCCAAATATCTGATTGTTTGTAATTACTTCCAATTTCTTGAGGGTTTGTTGTTAGTGCTAGTGCTATGGCCTGTTTTGTGGATGTCCTGGAATTAGTGTTTTCCTTCTTCTATTTGACTCTTAGTCTTTTTCTTCATCGAAGCCGTAACCCCTTTTTACCAATGTCGTCATTGAGTAGGCTGAGACGATATGACGGCGCAAGTGACTCGTGAATGGACTGGAATCCAGCAGTTTCCTGCTGCTACGCAGAACAAATTGCATGAATTGTTAGGGAAATTGAAGCAAGAGGTCtgctttattttcttttgtttggATACTTAGGAGTCCATTTCAATTAATTTTGGTATAATACTTCTTTCTTTAGAATGTGAGCACATTGACAATTCTGGTGATGGGAAAGGGTGGAGTCGGGAAGTCATCCACAGTCAACTCCATTTTAGGGGAGAGGGTGGCTTCTGTCAGTGCTTTTCAGGTTTTCTACCCCAGATTAGTGAATTATGGGCATTAAATTTTCTGGCCAAAAAAAAGTATATTtgtgatgtgttgttagttgatcatTGCTTGTTGCAGTCGGAGGGGTTGAGACCCATAATGTGCTCCCGGACTCGAGCAGGATTCACATTGAACATCATAGACACTCCAGGGCTTGTGGAAGGTGGATATGTCAATGAGCAGGCTATTGAAATTATAAAAAGGTATTTACGTCTATTAAAATTATTTACTTGAAGATCTAGTTGGTGTTTTAATTATGGTTTGTGTTTTGAACTGTTTATTGAAAGTCACACTTTAATGTTGATTTGAGAAGAAGAGATCTCATGAAATTATTGGAATGCTCCTAAGCTGCGATGACATTTTACATTGCATAGGTGCCAAAGGCAGATGAAGTTGAAGGTCATGAAATAGTGTTCAATTGATATGGCATAAGAATCATAGCATGTGACATGCTTATGTCTtaaatagtgatttaaaaagatgctcgggcgcttgcctaggcACTCAAGGGAGGTGAGGCTCGACCACCTCGCGCAGAAGCCAGGCGACGTGCTTCATTGAAGCATCGCTTAGGCTGTCACCTGAACCCAGGCGTCGGGCACCTCGGGTGAGCGCCCGGTTGAAGGTGAGCAATCGAACTAGATGATCAAATCTGGTTCGATTAAACAATacctagttggtttgattgaaccaattaaACATTACAGTAAACCCTTTTGCACGAAACCCCCAAACTCTACTTTGTCACCCCAACTCACCTTTGGTTCGTCGCCGATGCCTGTGCTCAATCCACTATCGCTGCTGTCGTCGTCCGAAGGTTCCTCCATCATCGTCGGCCTCTTCTGGTCCTACATTTTACCGTTGATGACTACTTCCTTACTACTGTTATGACTACATCTCAAGTGTTAGAGAATTACAGACATACAAGACAAATGATGAaggcaaaaatgagtgcaaaagtctCAAGTTCatctcctgctattgttgaagaggaGGAAacttattttgatgaaaatagaCGAGAGGAAGAGAAATATGATAATAAGTTTGAGAATGACGatgttgattatgatgatgattgaatttgatgtaaAGTTTTATTGTTTTAAGCCTTTtaacatttttgttattagaagatggataatgtgacttggtactttagatcttttcaatttaatatcatatttttatttatataattatatttatcaattatataatatatatttatattttaatattttagattgtTTTGCTTcactcgagcgagcgcctagcgtCTTGAGCGTTTTGGGATCTTAGCGCTTTTTAGTGCCTAACGCTTTTAAAAACACTGGTCTTAAAGAAGTCTGCTGTCAGCATTGGTGCTTGTAATTGCGAAAATGTCTTACCAAAGTATAGATAATAAAGTAAATATTTGGGTTCCATAATTTAGTTGTGCATCTACCAACATGTTAGATTTTTCCACTAGCTATTTGTTAATATTGGCAAACAATGACATGTAGATTCTAATACCTTGAAGGACCTGTTAGCAGTACAAGTATTatttaaatgcatatatatagttCCATTGTCTAGAATCCTGATTGCCCAACAACAGATGATGAAGTTAGCTACTTAGGTTCCATAATTTAGTTGATCTTGTTAAAAGATTTGATAAGATTGTTAGAAGGTTCTTCCTGCTAGGTTATTGGCTTTTTGCATGTTCATTTTGCTTATTAGCATGTTTTGTTGTGGTTGTTAGCATGTTTAGTCACTGGCTAGGTATTACCATCTCTAACAAAAAATTCATTTATCCTATGATAAGACTATAGATGTTCTTCTATATGTGGACCCATTGGATGCGGATATGTTGAATGTTCTGGAAAGGCAGGTCATCAAAGTCTTCACTGGCACATTTAGCAAAAGAATATGGCACAAATCTTTGGTTGTTTTAACTCATCACCAATAGGACCACCAAAATCATGATTAAATGTGGACTTGAAAAAAGAGAAGAAGTCTCAGGAAGTGATTAAAATTCTTGTAAGTTGTGATGACATTTTAGAATGTCTAGGTGACAAAGGCAGATGGAAATCAAGGGTCATGAAACAGTGCTGAAATAATATGGCATTAGAACCATAGCATGTGACATGCTAATATCTTGGAGATGCCTGTTATCAACATAAGTATTAATCAAATacatatgcatcattatattgtaATTTTTCGTAAGTGCTGACGAATATATCatttaattgtgtttatgtttaatATTTTGATAGCACATATTGTTAAATTGTCTTATATTATTGCTAGCTATTTGTTAATTTGTCAACGGAACCATAACATGTGGCTTTCTAATATCTTGAAAAATCTGTTAAcagtataaatatattttaaatgcatatatgtatatgtatagttGCCACAGAGAAAATGATGTTATTTGTGGCTAATGATTTAGTTGTTTATTTTGTCAAAAATATTGATATGATCATTGGAAGGCCCTTCCTGCATGGTTGTTGGCTTTTTGCATGTCCATTTTGGTTGTTAGCATGTTTAATCTCACTGGCTGGATACTATCATCTCTAACAAAAATTCCAGGTTTCTTCTGAACAAGACTATAGATGTTCTTCTATATGTGGACCGCTTGGATGCATATAGGATGGATAGTTTGGATAGGCAGGTCATCAAAGCCATCACCGACACATTCAGCAAAAGAATATGGCAGAGATCTTTGGTTGTTTTGACTCATGCTCAGTTATCTCCACCAGATGGATTGAACTATGATGATTTCTTTGCCAAACGGTCAGAAGCACTTATGAGATATGTTCGCTTGGGTGCTCGAATCAGGAAACAGGATTTTGAGGTATGAAGTTCATTCTCTTATGTATGAGATTGTTGTTTTTCTTTTATGTATTTCCTGTTTACCCTTTCCTCCATACTTTCTGTTGTATGCTACCTTGATAGTTAGTTTTACAAAATTTTGCCTTCCTGAGGAATATTAGTGGAAATGAGGCTTGTACATGATTTATGGATTTATTCCTTCTTTGCATTGTAAAGATAACAGGCACGGTAAAGATCACAGGCATGGTAAACTAGGTGCAATTTCTTTACTTTTTAATtgtgcttgacttgaaagtaTTTTACAGCTTTTTAGTCTCATTTGAGAAAACTTTTGATGTATTGGTCATCTTATGTGGATCCTTGGGCTAAGTGTACAGAAATCAATCATTTGTTatcttaaatttatatttttctggAGAAAGAGGCTTATGCATTTAACATTTGTTAACCATtacatttataattattatattcttTAGCTTATAATCTAGCAAATGTGATATATTTGGTTATTTAGTTATTGTAGATTGTTTTTTATGTTTTCCAATGTGAGCAGCCGtgttgtcacgaacttagctggttttgcctaagtcgtgcggcaccctggcgtgtccgtccgcaaaggtcagcctcctcgaagcctcccatatcccttaggacccacaaaagagagaacatgttagagaaaacgcctcattcgggatccacaagcaaacatttccgaaaacacttcatagacaatgcaaattacaaacagactttacaagctctgaacagttgcataacaaagggtaaaatggttcattatagATTGAAAATCTCTCGTACGTGTCCACATTGCACAACCTTtattttacaagcctaaagcggccaccaacctaactaaaatgagactattaagccttcggccgtccctctacatgttgtgtagagcatgaacataccaaaagacacggacatacataagcattacatcaaacatcatgtttagaagtttgtccg
It encodes the following:
- the LOC103974060 gene encoding translocase of chloroplast 34, chloroplastic — encoded protein: MTAQVTREWTGIQQFPAATQNKLHELLGKLKQENVSTLTILVMGKGGVGKSSTVNSILGERVASVSAFQSEGLRPIMCSRTRAGFTLNIIDTPGLVEGGYVNEQAIEIIKRFLLNKTIDVLLYVDRLDAYRMDSLDRQVIKAITDTFSKRIWQRSLVVLTHAQLSPPDGLNYDDFFAKRSEALMRYVRLGARIRKQDFEESSIPVVLVENSGRCKTNSGGEKILPDGTPWIPNLVEVITTVIANGSKPITVDQKLIEGPNPNDRGKFFIPLILAFQYFFVVKGIQRAIKQDIKQERKPLWELRDMGLANRKF